The Fusarium oxysporum Fo47 chromosome II, complete sequence genome includes a region encoding these proteins:
- a CDS encoding Aspartate/ornithine carbamoyltransferase, which yields MKTSAFRIARGAAAGLQKRAYSQAATPRHLMTIADLTPNEFANLVRDANTRKIAVKGGAPASYLNAGLAGKTVAMMFSKRSTRTRVSTEAAVTMLGGHPMFLGKDDIQLGVNESLYDTSVVISSMTSCMVARVGPHSDVANLAKHSSVPVINALSDDFHPLQTIADFLTLHETFPSASAKGATLGLNGLKVAWVGDANNVLFDLAIGCVKMGVDISVAAPKGYEIPDNMRQLISSAADGVSSPGKLFETNVPEEAVKDANILVTDTWISMGQEADTQKRLRDFAGFQITNDLAKRGGAKSDWKFMHCLPRHPEEVADEVFYSPRSLVFPEAENRLWAAVSALEGFVVNKGKF from the exons ATGAAGACCTCAGCTTTCCGAATCGCTCGAGGGGCCGCTGCAGGCCTTCAGAAACGAGCGTATTCACAGGCTGCGACACCTAGGCATCTCATGACAATTGCTGATCTTACTCCCAATGAGTTTGCCAACCTTGTTCGTGACGCCAACACTCGAAAAATAGCTGTCAAGGGTGGAGCTCCCGCCAGCTATCTCAATGCCGGCCTTGCTGGTAAGACTGTTGCTATGATGTTCAGCAAGCGCAGCACCCGTACTCGAGTTTCCACTGAAGCTGCTGTGACTATGCTTGGTGGCCATCCCATGTTTCTCGGGAAGGATGATATTCAGCTTGGT GTTAACGAGTCGCTATACGACACTTCGGTTGTCATTTCTTCAATGACCTCCTGTATGGTCGCTCGAGTTGGACCTCACTCTGATGTCGCTAATCTCGCTAAGCACTCAAGTGTTCCTGTCATCAACGCTCTGTCTGATGACTTCCATCCTCTGCAGACGATCGCTGACTTCCTCACTCTCCATGAAACTTTCCCATCAGCAAGCGCCAAGGGAGCTACCCTGGGCCTCAATGGTCTCAAGGTCGCCTGGGTCGGCGATGCCAACAACGTTCTGTTCGATCTCGCCATCGGTTGTGTCAAGATGGGTGTTGACATATCAGTTGCCGCCCCCAAAGGATATGAGATTCCTGACAACATGAGGCAACTCATCAGTTCCGCTGCTGACGGCGTGTCCTCACCCGGCAAGCTTTTTGAGACTAACGTCCCTGAGGAGGCCGTTAAGGATGCCAATATCCTGGTGACTGATACATGGATTTCCATGGGCCAGGAAGCTGACACCCAGAAGCGCCTCAGGGACTTTGCTGGTTTCCAGATTACGAACGACCTTGCAAAGCGAGGAGGTGCAAAGTCGGACTGGAAGTTCATGCACTGCCTCCCTCGACATCCTGAGGAGGTTGCCGATGAGGTCTTCTACAGCCCCCGCTCTCTGGTATTTCCCGAGGCCGAGAACCGTCTCTGGGCCGCTGTTT CTGCCTTGGAAGGCTTCGTCGTCAACAAGGGCAAGTTTTAA
- a CDS encoding SART-1 protein: protein MDAATIEETNRIRISLGMKPLPVPGADNTSQTQSMYADGDAPSTLESRQAQAYDNYNKVIEAEKAKKKREEKAAAIRKAREQAQRNAVLEGKGFGEVEEGGDLSAKDWLIGQKKRQKKIAKVRKLEEELAAAEAEAAAAVQYTSKDLAGIKVGHDTADFLDGDDQILTLKDTTIDENEEEGDELENLNMREAEKLAERLDNKKKKPGYNPLDDDEEGERGILSHYDEEIEGKKSKKFTLDTSGVIAELSDILEKPVDKTKNGQNVSLDDVIGDAPISSDYIDPSQIKVKKPKKKKGKKGTRQKPTDDDDLFPIETTPIDDAMDIDSKVMTTKKRKAVDDTFVDDDDLQATLAIQRKNALKKRKKTRPEDIARLLKEEDNEPEPAEQPEGGLVLDEVSEFVAGLSKPGENEERKPRRPKTVSKSPEPDDDHPMGDDAEVVEEKPQPSAVEELDETGVEEEKAVGAGMGAALALLRERGLVEDTRGDAEYTSLRNREDFLAKKRLLEEELDEQARAQRERDRTSGKLDRMSVREREEWARQQNTWRDQQQSRRMAELFSAGYKPNVDIKYTDDHGRSLDHKEAFKYMSHKFHGKGSGKGKTEKRLKKIEDEKRREAQSMFDASSAGMSLAAQQQLKKRREAGVRLA, encoded by the exons ATGGACGCCGCAACGATCGAAGAGACGAACAGAATTCGTATTTCCCTGGGAATGAAGCCTCTGCCTGTCCCAGGAGCAGATAACACCAGTCAAACTCAGTCAATGTACGCGGATGGCGATGCACCTAGCACACTGGAGAGCCGCCAAGCCCAGGCCTACGACAACTACAATAAGGTGATTGAAGCggaaaaggcaaagaagaagcgcGAAGAGAAAGCCGCAGCTATCCGAAAAGCCCGGGAGCAGGCGCAACGAAATGCAGTTCTGGAAGGCAAAGGCTTCGGAGAAGTCGAAGAGGGTGGCGATCTTAGCGCCAAAGACTGGCTCATTGGACAAAAGAAGCGACAGAAGAAGATCGCCAAAGTCAGGAAAttggaggaggagctggCCGCAGCcgaggctgaagctgctgcAGCAGTCCAGTATACTTCCAAGGATCTTGCTGGTATCAAAGTTGGACATGACACAGCGGATTTCCTCGATGGCGACGACCAAATTCTCACCCTCAAGGATACAACCATTGATGAGaacgaggaagaaggcgatgagCTGGAGAACCTGAACATGCGCGAGGCCGAAAAGCTTGCCGAGAGACTTGacaataagaagaagaaaccagGTTACAACCCTCtagatgacgacgaggagggTGAGCGTGGTATTCTATCACACTACGATGAAGAGATCGAGGGCAAGAAATCCAAGAAGTTCACCCTTGACACAAGTGGCGTCATTGCAGAGCTCTCAGATATTCTTGAGAAACCGGTtgacaagacaaagaacgGCCAGAACGTGAGCTTGGACGACGTTATTG GTGATGCCCCTATTTCTTCAGACTATATAGACCCCTCACagatcaaagtcaagaagcctaaaaagaagaagggcaagaaggggACCAGACAAAAGCccacagatgatgatgatctcttTCCCATTGAAACAACACCCATAGATGACGCGATGGACATTGACTCAAAAGTCATGACGActaagaagagaaaggcagTCGATGATACTTTTGTGGATGACGACGACCTTCAAGCAACACTCGCGATCCAAAGAAAGAATGCCttgaagaagcgaaagaagACCCGACCCGAAGACATCGCCCGGCTGCTTAAGGAGGAAGATAACGAGCCAGAACCAGCAGAGCAACCAGAGGGTGGCCTTGTTCTCGATGAAGTCTCGGAGTTTGTTGCAGGCCTAAGTAAACCCGGCGAAAACGAAGAGCGCAAGCCCAGAAGACCGAAGACTGTATCAAAGTCCCCAGAACCCGATGACGATCACCCCATGGGCGACGATGCAGAAGTGGTTGAAGAGAAGCCCCAGCCATCAGCTGTCGAGGAGTTGGATGAGACGGGcgtcgaagaagagaaggccGTTGGTGCAGGTATGGGTGCGGCTCTCGCGCTGTTAAGAGAGCGTGGTCTCGTGGAAGATACGCGTGGAGACGCGGAATATACCAGCTTGCGAAACCGAGAAGACTTCCTCGCCAAGAAGCGTCTtttggaagaagagctggACGAGCAGGCACGCGCCCAGCGAGAGCGTGACCGTACAAGTGGCAAGCTGGATAGAATGTCAGTTCGTGAGCGTGAGGAGTGGGCACGTCAACAAAATACCTGGCGAGATCAGCAGCAGTCTCGACGCATGGCCGAGCTGTTCTCAGCAGGATACAAACCCAACGTCGACATCAAGTACACCGATGACCACGGCCGTTCTCTTGACCACAAGGAGGCGTTCAAGTACATGAGCCACAAGTTCCATGGCAAGGGAAGCGGCAAGGGCAAGACAGAGAAACggctcaagaagattgaggaCGAGAAGCGACGCGAAGCACAGAGCATGTTTGACGCAAGTTCTGCCGGTATGAGTCTGGCAGCTCAAcagcagctcaagaagcgACGGGAAGCTGGCGTACGACTTGCATAA
- a CDS encoding vesicular-fusion protein sec17, whose protein sequence is MAQDPRALLQKAQKQLQSAGGGFSFFGGREEKYQEAADLFTQAANAFKMQQQNLEAGKAFEQAAQVQTDKLKEPDDAANTLVDAFKAYRKDDPQAAARCLNIAVDRYCAKGNFRRAASHKENLGELYEVELGDAKSAIECYELAATWYEGDNAAALANKLWLKVADVAAIEGDYYKAIEKYERVAEQSINNNLMKYSVKDYLLKAGICHLASGDLVAAQRALEKYRDMDPSFGAQREHQLLTDLCEAIEAKSQEQFTDRLYQFDQISKLDKWKTTILVRVKNQIEEEEDEEFA, encoded by the exons ATGGCTCAAGACCCAAGAGCTCTTCTCCAAAAG GCTCAGAAGCAGCTTCAGAGTGCCGGTGGcggcttcagcttctttgGTGGACGAGAGGAGAAGTATCAAGAGGCCGCTGATCTCTTCACTCAAGCCGCCAATGCCTTCAAGATGCAGCAACAGA ACCTCGAAGCTGGAAAGGCTTTTGAACAGGCTGCGCAAGTTCAAACCGACAAGTTGAAGGAACCCGATGACGCTGCCAACACCCTCGTGGATGCCTTCAAGGCCTACCGCAAAGACGATCCCCAGGCTGCTGCGCGATGCCTGAACATCGCTGTCGACCGATACTGCGCCAAGGGTAATTTCCGCCGCGCAGCTTCCCACAAGGAAAATCTCGGCGAGCTGTACGAGGTGGAACTCGGCGATGCCAAGAGCGCTATCGAGTGCTACGAACTCGCTGCTACCTGGTATGAGGGCGATAATGCGGCAGC TCTTGCCAATAAACTATGGCTGAAGGTGGCCGACGTGGCTGCTATCGAGGGCGACTACTACAAGGCCATCGAGAAATACGAGAGAGTGGCTGAgcaatcaatcaacaacaacctcaTGAAGTACAGCGTCAAGGACTACCTGCTCAAGGCAGGTATCTGCCATCTGGCCAGTGGCGATTTGGTCGCTGCTCAGCGCGCCCTGGAGAAGTACCGCGATATGGATCCCTCATTTGGTGCACAGCGAGAGCATCAGCTTTTGACTGACCTGTGCGAGGCCATCGAGGCCAAGAGCCAGGAGCAGTTTACCGACAGGCTGTATCAGTTCGACCAGATCAGCAAGTTGGATAAGTGGAAGACGACGATCTTGGTGCGAGTGAAAAACCAgatcgaggaggaagaggatgaagagttTGCATAA
- a CDS encoding Six-hairpin glycosidase-like protein, which translates to MDLIDVDDSVSSVSINSTASLIQPIMYFVSSAFLLGSFALQSVLGRPAFDERSLVQERQSSVDSFIKSESSVAIEQLLCNIGSDGCNSKNVATGIVIASPDTQDPDYFYTWTRDAALVFKYVVDRFINQYDAGLQRKIQEYIASQAKLQGVSNPSGSLSDGSGLGEAKFNVDMSAFTGGWGRPQRDGPALRATAMITYANWLIANGYTSTANDIVWPVVRNDLNYVAQYWNQTGFDLWEEVKGSSFFTTGSQYRALIEGAALAKKLGKSGDNYSNIAPQALCFLQTYWISSGKYVDSNINVNDGRTGKDANSILSSIHNFDPALSCDSATFQPCSDKALANHKAVTDSFRSWNINKGISQGSAVAVGRYVEDVYYNGNPWYLATLAAAEQLYDAIYVWKQQGSITVSDVSLSFFKDLVSSISTGTYASDSATFKSITDAVSKYADGYVAIVAKYVGTDGHLAEQFDKNDGHPLSATDLTWSYAAFLSAADRRAGVIPPSWAGGVAAVPNQCGTNTVAGSYSSATATSFPASQTPKGGVPTPTGTQTSTSTSSSSTSTSCPIATSVAVTFEEVVTTNFGDTIKIVGNIAALGNWDTSKAVALSASDYTSSNPVWKATISLAAGQSIQYKYINVKKDGSLTWEKDPNRTYTVPKTCATNATKSDKWQS; encoded by the exons ATGGACCTGATAGATGTTGATGATTCAGTCTCATCAGTCTCGATCAACTCTACAGCCTCTCTGATACAGCCTATCATGTACTTTGTGTCTTCTGCCTTTCTTCTCGGCTCATTCGCTCTTCAGAGCGTCTTGGGCCGACCAGCCTTCGATGAGCGGAGTCTCGTACAAGAGAGACAATCTTCGGTCGACTCTTTTATCAAGTCTGAGAGCTCAGTTGCTATTGAGCAACTCCTCTGCAATATCGGCTCTGATGGCTGCAACTCCAAGAACGTGGCCACTGGTATTGTCATCGCTTCACCAGACACCCAGGATCCTGACT ACTTTTACACCTGGACTCGAGATGCCGCTCTAGTCTTCAAGTATGTCGTCGATAGGTTCATCAACCAGTATGATGCTGGCTTGCAGAGGAAGATCCAGGAGTATATCGCCTCCCAAGCCAAGCTCCAGGGTGTTTCCAACCCTTCTGGGTCGCTTTCGGATGGCTCAGGTCTAGGAGAGGCCAAGTTCAACGTCGATATGAGTGCCTTCACTGGCGGTTGGG GTCGACCCCAGCGAGATGGTCCAGCTCTGCGTGCGACTGCTATGATCACCTACGCCAACTGGCTGATTGCCAACGGCTACACCTCCACAGCCAACGACATTGTGTGGCCTGTTGTTCGCAACGATCTTAACTACGTGGCTCAATATTG GAACCAAACCGGATTTGACTTATGGGAAGAGGTCAAGGGCAGTTCGTTCTTTACAACTGGCTCCCAATATCGAG CTCTCATTGAAGGTGCCGCTCTGGCCAAGAAGCTCGGCAAGTCAGGAGACAACTACTCCAACATCGCTCCTCAGGCTCTCTGCTTCTTGCAGACTTACTGGATCTCTTCCGGCAAATACGTTGACTCTAACA TCAATGTCAACGACGGCCGCACTGGCAAGGACGCCAACAGTATCCTGTCATCCATCCACAATTTTGACCCTGCTCTGAGCTGTGATTCCGCCACCTTCCAGCCATGCAGCGACAAGGCCCTCGCCAACCACAAGGCAGTTACCGACTCTTTCCGCTCATGGAACATCAACAAGGGTATCTCTCAAGGCTCAGCCGTCGCCGTTGGACGATACGTTGAAGATGTCTACTATAACGGCAACCCCTGGTACCTCGCTACGCTTGCCGCGGCAGAGCAACTCTACGATGCCATTTACGTCTGGAAGCAGCAGGGATCCATCACTGTGTCGGACGTCTCTCTTTCGTTTTTCAAGGACCTCGTCTCTTCAATCTCTACCGGAACCTACGCCAGCGACTCTGCCACCTTCAAGAGCATCACTGACGCCGTCTCCAAGTATGCTGATGGGTATGTTGCTATCGTTGCAAAGTATGTCGGCACAGATGGCCACCTCGCAGAGCAATTTGACAAGAACGACGGCCATCCTCTTTCTGCTACAGACTTGACTTGGTCATATGCCGCATTCCTTTCAGCTGCTGATCGTCGAGCTGGTGTtattcctccttcttgggctggTGGCGTGGCTGCTGTTCCCAACCAATGCGGTACCAATACTGTTGCTGGCTCGTACTCATCGGCCACTGCAACTTCGTTCCCGGCATCGCAAACACCCAAGGGTGGTGTGCCCACTCCAACTGGCACCCAGACTTCCACTTCCACTTCCAGCTCGTCCACTAGCACCAGTTGCCCTATTGCAACTTCTGTGGCTGTCACTTTCGAAGAGGTTGTCACCACCAACTTTGGTGATACCATCAAGATTGTTGGCAACATTGCTGCTCTCGGTAACTGGGACACATCCAAGGCTGTTGCCCTGAGCGCTTCAGACTATACCTCCTCGAACCCTGTGTGGAAGGCTACCATTTCCCTAGCTGCAGGACAGTCTATCCAGTATAAGTACATTAACGTTAAGAAGGACGGCTCTCTCACCTGGGAGAAGGACCCCAACCGCACCTACACTGTTCCCAAGACATGTGCCACAAATGCTACCAAGTCTGACAAGTGGCAGTCTTGA
- a CDS encoding type 1 protein phosphatase-activating protein YPI1 — translation MSQRQQQRSAPAPSQTQTETPTQTPETREQAPQILRLRGAHASNGRSVQWAEDVVDNEGLGRKSSKVCCIYHKPKAVDESSDESSSDSDSDSDSGSDRDGAQPAGGKRQSCGHGHGHSHGRGRRNGKGKEKRAPSPNAYEKVPKPKPKDGPSENKS, via the exons ATGTCGCAACGGCAACAGCAACGAAGCGCACCAGCGCCCTCACAAACACAAACCGAGACCCCGACGCAAACACCAGAAACGAGAGAACAAGCGCCTCAGATCCTGAGACTTCGAGGCGCTCATGCGTCCAATGGGCGATCCGTACAGTGGGCAGAGGACGTAGTAGACAATGAAGGTCTTGGACGCAAGAGCTCAAAAG TGTGTTGTATCTACCATAAGCCGAAAGCCGTCGACGAATCCAGCGACGAGTCTTCCTCCGACTCAGACTCGGATTCAGACTCGGGCTCGGATCGGGACGGGGCACAACCAGCGGGCGGGAAGCGCCAGAGCTGTGGTCATGGGCACGGACACAGTCATGGACGTGGGCGGAGAAATggaaagggaaaagagaagagagcgCCGAGTCCGAATGCGTACGAGAAggtgccaaagccaaagcccaAGGATGGACCGTCGGAAAACAAGTCATAG